In the genome of Oscillatoria sp. FACHB-1406, one region contains:
- a CDS encoding helix-turn-helix transcriptional regulator — MAIRWKLAVIMADREMSNKELARLVDLHPTSVSRLRKRPLLKLDIPTLDALCKALNCQPGDLLVYEEDESES, encoded by the coding sequence GTGGCAATTCGATGGAAACTGGCCGTTATCATGGCAGATCGAGAAATGTCTAATAAAGAGCTAGCTCGGCTCGTAGACTTGCATCCGACTTCGGTTTCGCGGCTGAGAAAGCGCCCTCTGCTTAAACTAGACATACCTACGCTTGATGCGTTGTGTAAGGCTTTAAACTGTCAGCCGGGAGATTTGTTAGTTTACGAAGAGGACGAGAGCGAATCTTAG
- a CDS encoding helix-turn-helix transcriptional regulator, with protein sequence MGIRWRLAVVMAERDIRNKELARLTGMNPRSISRLKTRRRLTRIDEATLSTLCKALDCQPGDLLVYEDEEGES encoded by the coding sequence ATGGGTATTCGCTGGAGATTAGCTGTTGTTATGGCAGAACGAGATATTCGCAACAAGGAACTCGCTCGTCTCACGGGAATGAACCCGCGCTCTATTTCTCGACTCAAGACTCGCCGCCGCCTGACTCGCATTGATGAAGCGACGCTAAGTACGTTGTGTAAGGCTTTAGACTGTCAGCCGGGAGATTTGTTGGTTTACGAAGACGAGGAAGGCGAATCTTAG
- a CDS encoding type II toxin-antitoxin system VapC family toxin, with product MTASLRCVLDTNICIKLFIDDPLTPKVDLLFDHLNNPSTEFFVPDLFYIECANTLWKYVRANLYTAARVREDLNDLKALRLQVTPTKHLMTEAVQIGLDYGITAYDGCYVALSERVNAPLLTLDERLVNSLKSSRFNVVSFTTFLVPPLPS from the coding sequence ATGACAGCTTCCTTGCGATGCGTTTTAGATACCAATATTTGTATAAAGCTTTTTATTGACGATCCATTAACTCCCAAAGTCGATTTGCTTTTCGACCATTTAAACAATCCTTCGACTGAGTTTTTTGTACCCGACTTGTTCTATATTGAATGCGCCAACACCCTTTGGAAGTATGTTCGAGCGAATCTTTATACTGCCGCGCGAGTGCGAGAAGATTTAAATGATTTGAAAGCACTGCGCTTGCAAGTCACTCCTACAAAGCATTTAATGACTGAAGCCGTTCAAATTGGTTTAGACTACGGCATTACCGCTTATGATGGCTGCTATGTTGCTTTATCTGAGAGGGTTAATGCACCGCTATTGACACTAGATGAGCGGTTAGTAAATTCTCTAAAATCCAGCCGGTTTAATGTCGTTTCATTTACAACTTTTCTAGTCCCTCCATTGCCATCCTAA